The genomic interval CCAACTCCGAGCTGGTTCACGGCTGTCCTTATCGGTCTTTGCGTCCTGAAGAGTTGGTTGGACGGCTCAAGAATATGGGAATTGAGGACCGCATGGAACTGAACAAGATCACCGACCAGGTGAAGAACACCAACTATCATGGAGCATGTACCCGGGTTCTGGAGCTAACTCATCCGGGtctcaaggtggaggaggtggtcCAGCATCCTAATGACTACTTTCTGAAGGGTTATGGATGGCAGAATGGATTGGAGGTGGCCTACACAAAGTAGGGTGAAACTGGTTGGTCGCAGTACCAGTCAGTGTGTTTGCCCAATACCGGTCTAGACACTCCGGTGACCTACCGTTGATACGACTGTACTTACTGGGTCTACGGAACACTGAGGGCCATTGTGCTCGACTGTTCTGACTCATATATATTTAATTGACTAATTTTACACATGACTTCTCCTTTCAAAATTTGGAGCTATCCTGATGAAGATGCCGCCGATTCCTtatctactgtagctctTGGTGTTGCCTGGGTTAGAACCCATACAGAATGCTGGGGAGAGTCGGTATCAACACAGACACTTGGAATTCGACTTTTTCGACCATTAATAGCCCCTGGTTCACCTCTTTCTAGTCGATGTCGCCTCGGCAGGTAGTTCTTTTGTATGACTAATGGCCGTCTCGGTCCACAGCATCCGACGTCTCCAGCTCTCTCAATGTTGGCGTCTGCACGGACTAAGCAGCATTGAAATTATCGAGCAAAATTGATGCTAATAAACGAGCCACAGTACATGTCCGTGAACTATTATAGAGCGACTTTCTCAAAATCCTCAATCTCAAATCCCCAATTACTTGACTTTACTTGGCTTTACTTGACTTTTCACACTTTAGTTTGATATTACTTGACTCGAGGAACGAGTCTGCCATGGCTCTGCCAAAAATGCCTCTAAGACGCCCAAATGAGTTACAATATCAATAGTCTCAAGCCCTTAACGCCTCTAGCCCGATATCTACACCTGAGACAGCTACAGACTGCAATTTCAGAGTTGTGCGATTATCACTCAACCTTGATGTAATGTCGAAGAACCCGTCGGACGGCCCTGAAAGGTCTACTCGAAGCCAGAGTCAGATGTACGGGTAGTTGACGTCGTACTTGGCAGTTTGGTCCGGTGACCGATTACTAATCTGCTGTATGACTGTGAAACAGTCTCACCTGGGCTGTGAGGACATGGGTAGACAGCGGTTGCAGGGTCGCACAGTCGCAATCGAGACGCCCCACCTTGCTATAGCCCCACCTTGCGTCAATGTTTGTACGGCGGTTTTCAAAAGTGTGTCAGGAGTCTTGGAGACAGGTTTTGGGTCGCCAGTGTTGGTCGAGTCTTCGGTCCAACGTCAAAGGAATCACGTACAAGAGTACGCTCTTCACACGGACGACTCAACCACCCATTTCCCAACCGCTGGCGTCCGATACTGTCAGGCACAGTGGCAAACAAGGTACCACGGACTTGGCCGTTAGTTTGAGTCAACGGTTTTACAATTGGGTTGCACTGCGCGGTGTAGATATATGGCCAAGGGGTTTAGTTGGTGGGAGGGAGCTGAAACAGACGACTGGGGGTCTATCGACCGTCTGTATTGGGAACTTTGGGAGTGTCGACCGTCTGGAAGTGGCGGCTCGCTCATCTGGCAAAGTCCATTCGGGACTGGTTTCGACCTCCCCGCCCGCAGTCTCACTTGTTTCAGACGGTGGGTGAAAGAAAGCTGACGGCTTTGGAGCCAATTtgggtacgagtacgagcagACTAGAGTGCATTTTAGCCTGTCGAGCCTTGTCTGTCGCTTAATGGTCCGCTTTGAGCAATTTGAGTGTCCGACTGGAGTGCCTTGGGTTACAAGTATTGGAGTTACGCCGACGACTTGAGTCAGGCCGACGACTTTGCAGTCCCGAATCGATATTGTGCCCGCACTCACACTCGTGTCCGACCACTGCTCCTCCTACCCCATCTGTCTGCGTCACTTTCGTGTTCTCCATCTGTGTCTTGGACTTGCCAACCTGGAACATGGCACTTGCACGAGTTATTTTGAGGGTGAATAGACAACAGAGACACCCTGGATTTCACACTGGATTTCACACTGAATTTCACACTGAATTTCAAGCTGAATTTCAAGCTGAAACAGACAACTGAAAAAGCCCCGTTGTACAAGAAAAAGTAGCCGGTAAGAAGGTCTCAAACGCTCGAAAAGGACATTCCAATAAGACAAAACACACTGAAATCTTGTCCACAATACAAACCCGACGACAATAGCCCGGATCTTATTCCATTCACACAAGTGTCCCCCTCCACGAACCCAATAGTCTCCGCTGACTGTCTGACAGTGTGTCTGACGTAACATTTCCTGTTCAAACGCACCGGCGGCCAATTACGGTCCCCCCGTGTCCATCTTTGCAGTCTTCTCGTACCTGTACTCCGCATCTTGTGCCTGGTGCATACATCATACAGTCTTCCCCACCAGGATGATCGTCCATGTGAAGATCCGGGGATCCCCCAAATTGGTTTTTTCCGAGCTTAAAGGTATTGAAACCAAACCCCTACCTCCCCTACCTGCCCTGCCTCCCCTACCTGCCCCCCTCCGACATGCCCctccatcacgtgacctgtTTCATCGCGCTCATTCCGAGGAAATTTGAATTTGGCCATTTTCACCATCCGCCAGCGACCCAAATTATACGGTCCTTGTCTGGTCTGTAAATCAGTTGCATTTTAAAGTTCCACGTTTCGAGGCCAAAACCTTGTTTCCTTTTTTTGGAAGCTTAATCCACCCATCTGCTTTCAAAAGTGGAGAGACAATAAAGTGATCAACAGAGTGCGGAAGAGGGTGTTAGTTAATTGACCGCTTCTAGTGACACCGACGGATGGCGTGCGGGCAGTAGAGCCCTTTTGCCGTgttctcttctcttttcttctcttctgcGCTACCCAAATCTCCTTGGCTCATCTCATCGCATGCAAGTTACCCTTTCTTGGCCCAAGGGGTTTTTCTTGGTCCTGCCCCTGTTCATTGCGTCATACCCCACGGCACCAAAAAGTGTATTTTGGGCTGGTCTTAGGGGTTTTAGGTCCTACAGTGTTGCAAAAAAAGTTACCCGGTCCATGCAACTCCACACGGGGGATCTTCGAGATGAGCGATGGATCGTCGTAAAACAGCATGGCCGGCGTTGCGGGGTTTTGGGCGGTGTTTTAGAGCGTATTTCGCCTGTCTCGGGAAGTCATCTGACCTGactttttcttttgttttgttttgttttgagCGGCTCTGATGGACTTCAAAAGACTCGTTTGGAGATCCAAGCCGCCCTGCTCGCTCCAGCCTGTGATTGTTTGCCTGCTATTTCTTTTaccccttctcctcgacaTGTCTCATTCAAGCAAGACGAGCGATTAACTCAGGCAAACCTCAAAATAGCAATTGTAGGGACTTGTCGGAACGGCAGCATGCAGAGACTTTGTTCGAACAGGCTGCCCCACGTTGCAACAAGAGACCGTCTTGCACGAGAAACGTCTCAGGTCTCAAAAGTGCAAGAGAGAAATAGTGTAGTGGGGTGTTTCACCCATGGTGGGACACCCGGTTCCATGTCAACTAAACATTAGCTGATCCAGACTGCGATATAGAGCATGGAAAACGTCGGCCAACCTcacaccacaaccaccgctcaccaccatcaccgtacatactgtagcgCAGATCCAGGTACGGTACCTTTCCAGACCTCCACCACCTAAACTGTCTCACAACCCCCCTGCCCTTTGCAGTAACTCTGAGATGTAACTCTGAGTGTCTTCCCCGCAGAGAATTGATCTCCGAGCTCAGCATCAGACGGTAAAAGTAGACTGCCTGCCTGTCTCTCTCCATACCCAGAATGATATAAATACCCTCCGGACCACCCTCCTCCAATCCTCAGACTCGTCTAACACTTCCAACCACTTCCAATCGCCACCGCAACACCCTCCATAATGCAGTTCTCCACTCTTGCCCTCGTCACCTTTGCCGCCACCGCCATGGCCGCCCCCACCAACTCTCTGGTTGCTCGAGAGGACCTCGAGATCTCCGGCGACAACGCTGCCGAGCTCGTCAAGCAGTACGCCCCCGTCTACACCCTGGCTCCCGGCGCCTTTGCCGCCGACGATTCCAACCAGAGCATGGGCTTCCTGGACTTCTCCGGCTACGTCAACTTCCTGGTGGGTCTTCTGCAGGCCGGAGGCCAGTTCATCAAGGATGGAGGTAACGCTCTGGTCAACCTGgacatcaacaaggtcGGAGCCGCCACCGTCAACTTCTTCCAGGGTCTCATGACCTACTTCAACGCTTTCCTTGCCGCCGTCAAGCAGGGAACCAAGTTTGACAAGGCCGTCTACGAGTTCCTCGTCAACTCCGGTATCTCCGACTTCCTCAGCAGCGTGGCCAACTTCATCGTCAAGTTCTCCCAGACCTTCCTCGAGTCTCCCCTTCTCCAGGGCATCATTGATGTGCTCAAGAGAGTTGTCGGCTGGCTCTTTGGTGCCAAGCAGACTGTTCAGCAGACTCTTGGCGACAAGGCCAACACCACTGGCTTTGACCGAGCTCTCGTCGCCGCTCAGTCTGTCCAGTCCGCcgctgagaagaaggctggaGGACACTAAGCCCGCAGCGTTTAGTTTCTCCTAATTTCAATGTCAGCAGGCTGGCTTTAGCTTCTTTTTTATCTCAATAAACTAACCCTACTTCCTGAAGCGGCGAGCCACAGGCGAGTTGCTTGCACACTGTAAGTGACGTAGATTCTCGAGAGAGTACTGTAGCGAGCTTAGAACCTCCACCAAATGCCGGGCCAAACGCAAGTTTCTTAATTTTGGAAGCTGTAGACTTCAAATATAACACTAAACCAGCTAGAATCTCGTGAAAAGCCGAAGGAGAGCTCTCTCAGACACTCGAAGGATCATTAACTCAAGAGTAAAGGCGCAGAGGGCGAGAACTGTGGGTGGTTGACAGTAACATTGGCTAGAGGAGAGACAAGGATGGCGAGAAAGAGATGTTTCCGTTGGTCTCAATGGCCGGATGTTGTCTGTGAACTGTTGCGTGTTAGAGTAACTGTCGCAAAACAGGATTGCGATGTCGGAGGGGCTGGATTCTAATGTGATCCAGAGATGAATTGGTCGTGGCAAGGATAGGGCCAGCGTGTGGTCTGTGAGTGCTGAATCCATAAGCAATTGTCAAATATATCATGGGTCCGTAGAGAAGCCACCGCATGCTAGATATCTGCGACCACGACTGCGACCACGACTGCGACTACTTCCTTGTCTGAACTCCACTCAAGCCATAAAGTGTCACCACTGCTTTTAGCTCCCTGCAGGCATCTGTGTCGGATCATGGCTGGGTCTGTGTCGGATgagacaagaaaaaaggGGTACAAGTGTCCCTGTCATATTCACGCCTGTGTCCATTGTGTCGCTGTATCAGTCTGCGGTGCTGTATcagtctgtgtctgtgacCGTTCAATTACACAATCTGAATAGTGGCATCAGAATGGTAACAGCtgagtggtggtggtaatGTGGTAGGTACAGGGTGATACCATCGATCAAGTGTTTCTCTCGTTAAACTATTTGTCGTGCGGCTCATTAATTaatcaccaccaactgGACCCCTCGCTAGCACCGCAAAACATgaactcacgtgacataaAAGATATCATGTGATCTCATATGACCTCCAATATTGTTCAATCAAAGTCTCGCTCGAATTTGGCCCTTTTTGCAACTTTTGGAGACATGCCAAACTGCCAACCCCAGCCgtgcggctcggaaatgtTTTAGGTTTAATTTCGGGTCGTCTTGGCATATAATaatttaaaaaaataaaataaaataaattGAATTCATGTATGAAGTTAGGCGACAGTGTGACGGAAAGGAGATCATTCTGAAAGCCATGGGAGAGAAATTAGGATGTTGACATTGAGTTGTTGTGTCGGTTTCGGCCCACGGAGTCAACAACCAGCTGGTATTGCagcacatactgtacgggACCAAAGATATGTTATAGGGGGACATTATCTGCTGAAAATGAGTACAGGatagtactgtacagtacatgtacgtATACACTTTGTTGACATTTGGGGTATTTCTGAGAAGCCTTGTCCGGAACTCCACCTTCCAGTTTTAATCCTATCAATCCCGttcagctacttgtagtccaCTGCACGAATGCTAGTAGTAGCTTCGATTCTAATACAGTAGACAATCGAACCCTCTCCACCCTGAGGTGTTTAAACGATGAGGAACAGTAATAGTCTCTGTTGTCTCTATTGAGCGCTAGTGTCACgctactgtattgtacgGTTGTTATCCGATGCTATTTTAGTATGGTGAATATTTAATCAGAAGTCGAGGGAATTTTCCGAAATGCCAAAAGTGACAGAAACGGAGCGATTTTTGGCGCCGTGAATAAATTGACTGCGAAGAGTTCACAATGtgcttgtttttttcctaCTATACTGTTTCTTTAGCGTTCAATAACTCGGTAATTTCGACATGCTCGCGTTTGGTGTGGAATTATCCTAACTTGGTCTATTCTAGAGATAATCGGTAGAAATTGTATCGATAGACCAACATTAGGTCTCTCATTTGTATGGTAAACATATCTCGACtctgccttcttctccctaGTGTGTCCTGTGGTGTGTTGTATCTTCAATCAACTTCTGACGTTCACATAAGAATGTAGCCCCTCCGAAAAGAGTCTCAAACACTGATCCAAACTAGGAAAGGTCTCTGTTGTGTCTTTTATTCGAGTCCCGTGTCGGTGTCTCTTCTTGTAGGCACTCCTTTAATTGTATGCCAGGGTAGCTCGTAGAAATCCCACAGGTGAGACTTTTGTCGGTTGTGGTGATCTGAGGGGTGCCTGAGGGGGTTCTGCGGGATTCTGAGGGGTTTTTGGAAGCTCTTTTCAACTATTTCTCAACTGTTCAGATAGTTCAGCCCGCAGTATAACCATTTCACGCCCCGGAATCTCTATACATTTCGCATGTAGCAAAATCACATGGTATACGACTGTATGAACCCAGACAACAGCCAAGATGGAAGTCAAGGAATCATATTGTCCTCTTTCCCAATCCAGACGACTGTTTTCCCCTAACAGTGAGAGCTGAAACAACTCTGTAGCCTAACCCTAGGGACTACAAGATGTGTCGTGCAAAAGTTCAGGCTAAGACCTGTTTTTGAGCAAGAAAAGAGATTGGACATGGTTTAGACCAAATGCTGTTGTCTTTAGACCCAAGTTTGCTTCCCCATCGCCTCTCAAACTTCCGACAGACGGACGTCTATTTATATCTGTAAAGTGAGACATTTAGGAGGAGAGTAAAgtggagaggtggagaatAGGGAAGTCAGGTGTATTGAGAGAATCCTTGAACTGAGGTGATTCTTTTGGAGGACTTCTTTTAGTGTTGCGCTCGGTATCTGCTGTTTTATTCTATAGAACCTATACATTATTTGAGAACAATCTGAGTGTCTTATTACGCCTGAGAAAATGTAAACAGAGCAAGAAATATATGTTTTTCATTAACAGTTTTGTTCTCAGAGCCACTCAGAGCCACTCAGCACCACTCAGGGCCGCTAAGAGCCACTAAGAGGTGTACTGATATGAACTACACATAACATACCACCTATATCGACCCAGAGGAATGCTGTAAAGTTTTTGAAAAGACCATTAAGTAGCTAACAACCCGTTCACTGTGCTGTATCAATTTCAACCCAATCTGAAATTCATTACGTCCTCAATTGTGTATAattatgtatgtacagttgAGCAATGCGTCGTGGTCACCATACATGACAACATTTGCTACGGGGAGGCGGTAACGACCCTAAAAGCACTGTAGCACTTTGCAGTGTGCATAAATATGCCATCTAATCATTGTCATATATCATCAAGTATTATTGGCAGTAATCTCGCTCTCGGTGGGGGAGAGACCCATAATTCCGGTGATAAGTGATAACTCGCGCGCTAGAGAAATTCCAGGACAATTCTGAAAGATGCAAAGTGGTGTAAACCGGCCATGTTCCTGTTCTGCATTGATTTCAGACGTTTTTGTCATTGGTCCAGGACTTTGGAACCATCCTAGTCGTACCTCTGCAGTCCAAATCAGCTGTCAACGTCTACACTCAAGTCCCATCTACAGTCAATTGGTCTTGGTACAAATTAATTAAGTGCGTCGGCGGGAATCGCGATGGCATATTTCGCTTCAGCAGATTTCGCTCGGCAATCTCGCTTCATCAGATTTCGCATCAGCAAATTTCGCGTCAGCAGATGCCCGCACGCTTCGAAACTAAACATAAATAGGGTATAGAACTGTCGTTGCTGCGGAACTAGTTGCTACCgttcttgatcttctgcTCGGCGGCGGACTGGAGCGAGTTGATGGCGAGTTGGGCTCGGTTGAAGCCGGTCATGTCGGCGTCGTTGCCCAGAGCCTTCTGCACAGTCTGCTTGCCGCCAAAGATCCAGTTCcacagcttcttgagcaggtcGACGATGCCCTGGAGCAGGGGCGAGCCGAGAATCTTGTTGGAGAGGTTGACGAGCCACATTCCGACGTTGGTGAGGAAGTCCTTGAATCCCGAGTTAATGATGAAGGCGTACACGGCCTTGTCGAACCGGGTGCCCTGTTTGGTGGCCTCCAGGAAGGCGTTAAGGTACTTGAGGAATCCCATGAtggcgttggtgatggcagtgttgagctcgttgaTGGAAACGTCGGTCACAGCCTGAGTGGCGGCCTTGAAGAAGTCCGAGGCGGTGAACAGCAGACCCGAGATGAACTGCACGTAGCCAGAAAAGTCCAGGAAGCCCATGGGCTGCTGAACGTCGTCGGCGGCGAACGTGTTAGGCGCCAGCGAGTAGACGGGAGCGTAGTCCTTGGCCAACTGGGTGGCATTGGAGCCAGAAATGTAGAGAGTGTTGTCTTCCCGGGCCACCAGCTTGGGGGCGGTGGGGGCGGCCAGACAGACGGCAGAGAGAGCAATGAAAGTGACGGCAGAGAGCTTCATTTTGGAGAGCAGAGCGCGACGATTCCGATGGAGAAAACTGTTGGAAACGGCTCGTTCATCATACCGCCCAAgaggtatatatataggaGAGAGGACGATAGATAGGGTTTGACAGAAGGTTCCCTAGACGAGAAATTGGGTTTGGAATGGCGGGAATTTGAGAAGGGGTTAAAGAGGTGAATAAGTGGAGATATCGAGACGGGTGAAATTGGAATCAATAGATAATTAGCAGGAAAGTCGATTTATCTAGTTTGAATGTTATTTTATCGATCCAATCGTCAGCTACATCGATCCATATTTCCCATCGGCATTAAGAAAAgctaaaaaaaagagaggaGAAGTGGGATGGAATACAGCACATGAACCTAGCTCAAAAGGGCACAGACAAGCACATGGAAGCTCCGGTTACTGTATAAGAGTCGGTACTGTTCTCGTAGGTTGGACAGACAAGGTTTGGTGGGGTGATGAGGGGGGGTTTGTAGCGACTTTTTCCTGGTTGAGTGTCGAACGGGATTTGGGCGAAGTGGAATGGATCAAGGAGAGGTCGTTGAGAGATGGGAACGGTTTTGTTCCATTTCCAAGGTCGAATTATCCACTTCTGATCTCTCATAATCTGAATATAGATAGTAAATATCTCGTAATACATCAACATGACCCTCCTAGCAGATTCCACCAGGGAAGAACCACCTCAACCCCCCAAAGTCCCCGCCATCGCTCCTGGCTTCGCTGACCTCGATGACCAGCGCTAGTAACATCCTAAGCTGGAGTCGTGTGCATGTCCGCGGAGAATCACGCTGGAGACAAGTGGAGATAGTGAGACAAACAGTTGGGGGCGTAATGGCCATTATACGAGGTGGTTGCAGTTGTACATGGATACGAGCTGTTATGAGTGTTTTGTTGATGCGTCACCATAATCGACTGTAAAACGCCCGGTTCAATAGCTATTGAGACGAGGAGTTCTCAATCGTCTTCACCATCGCATCCTCTTCATCGCCAATTGCTTTTTTTCCACCCCAAATCCACCTGGAGCCGTAGTCTAAAGACTTCGGATAGGGTTGGAAGCTGTAGAGTTAGTTCTGAGAGAACTGGGGGTCTAGCAAGGGCTATCGAAACGGCATTGGGAAACGGATAACAGAAATGGTTTCTCCGAGGTCGAATTGGTCTCCTGTCGAAATTTCAGTCAATTTGCTACTCTCTAACCCTCTCGAAATCCAACTCCTGTCACTTCCTTGTTGAGCGAATAAAGATGGAGCTTGCACTTGCCGTAAAACGGTCGTGAGCAGTTCACAGTGAAGCAGCAAGTATTTCTGAGACAAGGGCGGGGTATCTGGAAGTGGTCTTGTGACAGGAGGAGAATATCTACGTATAGTACTGAGTATTGGACAGAACCCCGCAGCTCTTGTCCCGCAGTTTTGTCCCGCAGTTTTGTCCCGCAGTTTTGTCCCGTAAAAGTGGTCAGAACCGCTCAAAAACTATCGCAGACCGATCTACAGTCGTCACATGTGCAACGCACGCTCTTGCGCACACTTTCAATTAATGCACGCCCACTTTGACGCCGCCTACACAGGGTCACTACGCCGCATGAACAATGGACGGACGAAAAGCACTCTGTTGAATGCCAAGTAGCAATGAAGGCGGGGAAGTCGATGGAGAGGAAGTCCAGCAGGCCATTTCTTAACTGATAAGACAAGAAAACTCTTCTACACCAAAAACCCAACTCCTACTCCCCCGAAATACACATGATCGGCGGCCGATCTGCGGAGAAAAGCGCGACGCAAACGACGTAGACAAAACGCTCCAAATTCGGCCGTTTTTGAGCCGAAAAAACCCCAAACCTCTCCCAGGCAGTCCCAGTACACCTCGGGCTCGCCTCGTAACGCCCGACCCTTCCTGCGTTATTACGGCACCAACTGACAGGGGTGTAAAGAGACATGTTATGAATTCGGACACGGCAAAACTTTGGGGAGGACGAACTCATCCCTACCATATCACTTGATATAGACATCCCACGGGGAATCAGAAACCACCAATCAACTCCTATCAGTGTGCTTAGTGAGATGGGCCGATTTTCGTCTCCTTTTGAAGCCCCAAACAGCCCCGTAACGGGGTCAGCAGAAATCCGCCTACTGTacgctactgtacagctCCTGCATATATGGGCCAATTAAGTGTCCCTTTTAGGAT from Yarrowia lipolytica chromosome 1F, complete sequence carries:
- a CDS encoding uncharacterized protein (Compare to YALI0F04620g, similar to uniprot|Q6CCX8 Yarrowia lipolytica YALI0C05687g), encoding MKLSAVTFIALSAVCLAAPTAPKLVAREDNTLYISGSNATQLAKDYAPVYSLAPNTFAADDVQQPMGFLDFSGYVQFISGLLFTASDFFKAATQAVTDVSINELNTAITNAIMGFLKYLNAFLEATKQGTRFDKAVYAFIINSGFKDFLTNVGMWLVNLSNKILGSPLLQGIVDLLKKLWNWIFGGKQTVQKALGNDADMTGFNRAQLAINSLQSAAEQKIKNGSN
- a CDS encoding uncharacterized protein (Compare to YALI0F04598g, similar to uniprot|Q6CAF5 Yarrowia lipolytica YALI0D03245g), with translation MQFSTLALVTFAATAMAAPTNSLVAREDLEISGDNAAELVKQYAPVYTLAPGAFAADDSNQSMGFLDFSGYVNFLVGLLQAGGQFIKDGGNALVNLDINKVGAATVNFFQGLMTYFNAFLAAVKQGTKFDKAVYEFLVNSGISDFLSSVANFIVKFSQTFLESPLLQGIIDVLKRVVGWLFGAKQTVQQTLGDKANTTGFDRALVAAQSVQSAAEKKAGGH